Genomic segment of Nostoc sp. GT001:
AATTACTCTTAGCACTGGACAAATTCAAAGTGCAGCGATGTTAAAACGTTATCCTGATACTGCTTACTTTGCTCACAGTAACTATGGTGTTGAGTACAATCTAACTTTGCCTCTAAGAAATATTACGAATGAAACCCAAACTATAACTGTGTCAATACAAACTCCTGTGAAGGATGAAGGGGGAACAGATAGACTACTGTTTTTAAAGCCAGGTGTAGAACAAATATTCTTTCGGGGAACGGTGCGGGTGCGTTACATAGATGATAATGGCTTAGAAAAGACGCGCTATGTGCATTTGGTACAGCGTCGGGGACAAAGGGGCGAACCATTGGTGACACTGAAGATGTTGGCGAGTGGAAAGCGACAAGTACAGATAGACTTTTTGTATCCTCCAGATTCTACGCCACCACAGGTTTTGACGGTGAGAACAAAGACGTGATTTAGGATTTAGGATTAAGTCTCGTGCTTTACGCAAAAAAAACGAATAATCTTGAAGTTGGCATTACAAAGATTAGAAGTCAGTATCAGCTAACGTATCACATAGGACGGCAGTAAGCTACGCTTGTAGACAAAAACTGGACATCCCCTCAAAAATGGTGATGATTAATTTAATCTACGATAGTGTCTAAACTTTATGCGCTTAATCAATCGTTTTCAGGCTCTAGCTATTGCCACTGGGCTAGTTGCGTTGTTGGGATGTGCGCCAGCGCCAAGCCAGCCACCAACATTAACTCAGTCGCCGACACCGACAACAGAAAAACCATTACAGCCAACGCCGATTGTACTTACCTCAATAAGCCCTCACCTGCTTTTGGGCAATCCCAGCAGCGCAACTCCAACGAGCATTACTCCAGATAATTACCTCATGGTAAAAAACCAGTACGCGCTCTCTTACAACCAAACCAAAGGGACTGCCAACTGGGTAGCTTGGCAGTTAAATAAAACCTGGCTTGGCGATGCTGAACGCCAAAATAACTTTCGCCCTGATAATACTTTGCCTGCTGGTTGGGTGCGGATAACTCCCAGTGCTTACGCAGGTTCAGGATATGACAAAGGGCATATTGCACCATCGGGCGATCGCACCAAGACGGTAGAGGATAACACTGCCACCTTTTTGATGACCAACATGATGCCCCAGACACCCGATAACAATAGAAATACGTGGGGGAATTTAGAAGATTATTGTCGAGAATTGGTAAGCCTTGGAAAAGAACTTTACATTGTTGCAGGCCCTTTTGGTAGTCTTGGCGAACCCCTAAAAGGTAAGGTGACGGTTCCTCAAACTACTTGGAAAGTCGTTGTTGTACTAGACAGCCCTGACTCTGGTCTTGAAAGTATTACCGCCAATACTCGTGTCATTGCAGTTAACATACCCAACCAAGAAGAATTAAATAATGATTGGAGAGCTTACAAAGTCAGTGTTGACGAATTAGAAAAACTCACAGGCTATGATTTTCTCTCTAATATTTCGCCAAACATTCAAGAAGTTATTGAGAGCAAAGTAGATTTGTAAACAACTCAAGTTTCTACAATTTTTGTAAAAATTCCTGCTAAATTTCCTGCCGGGGTTTGACCAACTACATAAACATCAATCTCTTTACTGCTGAGGCGATACACCTGCAAATTACTCAGGTTTCTCTTAAGTTCCTGCACAAGGGTTTTAAATCGTTTTACGGTTGCTTTCTCTTCTCCCTCATGCCAATCTTCTTCTGTCGTTGCCACTTGAAAAAAATCGTCAACCCCCACAATTTTAATGGGTGTATCTTGAGGGTGATTTGTCTGTTGTATAACTTTCTCTGGTGTAGCAGGCGGTGTAGCTGACCATAAGAATGCTTCTAAGGGGCACTCAAACTCGCTCATCATGAGTAAGCCGTCGGATGCTTGTTTTAACTGTTCTAAAATTTCTGAATTAGTTTTGGTCATAAGCCATCATCATAGGGTGTAGTTTACCGCCGCAGGGCGAGCAGCCCAAGTCGGTGGCAGCAGTAATTTGAGTTAAAGTAGCAGAGAATTGTACATCATGATTGCGATCGCTCAGACGCTGTTGAACTAAGCCAGTGAGTCACCCCACTGACTCGTCTTCAAAACCGTGCATAAGGAGCCACCTTGTTGAGGTAGGGGACTTGCAGTCATCCCTGACACCTGGGAGGATGGAATTTCACCATCACGGAAATTGAGTTGTCATGGTTCTGTATGCCTTATTAGGGCTACTTATTCATGCCTGTCATCCCTAAGCATTTATGCTTATTTTGACAGAACGAATCGCACATCATCCATCCAACCACACTCGCAATCCCAATGCACCCGCGCTGACCAGTCGCGGTCAAACTCATACCCGCACTGGGGACACTTGCCAGTAAACATAGGATGGGTATCTAGTAGCTCTAGCTGTCACTGGAAGCATAACTTTTCCGTCACGGAAGGCTTATGCTTCTAATACACTTCAGAAAAGTTATGCTTCCAAGCACAGATGAACAAAAATATTGGTTTATCCCAAAAGAATAGGTTGAACATGATTTATTAAATCATGATTATCGTGGTGTATCAATTTTCATAACCGAGTTCCTGTCGAGTTTTAAATAAGGCATCTTGAAAAAATTGCTCCCGTGTATATCCTGGTTTGGTTAAAAGTTTCCTAACTTGAGCAAGAGTAGGTTCTTTTCCTTGGTTATGAAGCTTAGAAATAGCCTCATTCATTTCATGAATCACTTGATTTCTCTTCTCTAATGTGCAAGCGTTTCGATATTCTTTGTGACGCTTGGAGATTTGATAGCAAAGTTCAGGGAAGAGTTTATACAATTTGGCACTCTTTATTGGGAGACTTTTCGTAAGAGATTGCATTGAAGGAGGAGGATTTACTATGAGTGCTGCTTCCAAAAAATTTCTGATTTCTAGAGAATACTGATTAAAATTTTTCAAACGCTCAGTACGACGATGGAGCTTGAGTGCTTGATATAATTCCGGACAATAATATTTGATAGAATGCCGAGAACACTTAAGCCTTTTAGCAACTTCTGTAATACTTGGAGGAACTTCTTCAAGAAGAGCTTGTGTAAGAACTTGTCGAATTTTTATCTTGTCTAATTTTGTTGGCTTTGGTTTATCATCTTGCTCTTTTCCTTTGACAAATAGCTGAGAACTAACCTTTAATTTCCCAATAAGAGTATTAATATCTTCGGTAAAAAATTTCAGAGGAGATGTTTGGAAAGCGGATGTAATTTGTAAGAGTTTATCAATTCGGGGAATTCGTTTATTGTAAAGGTAAATAAGTATGTTTTCACTACGAACACCAATAAAACGAGTAAATGTAGCTATTTCCCCTTTAGTAATATTATTAGCATTCAAATAAGTATTAAGAACTTGAGCAGTTCTATCCCTAGTTGGTAAAGAAGATAGGTGAGGAGCAGCAGCAATTAATTCACCCATACTGATTGTTACATATTCTTGCCATTTAATATTATCTTTATATATGGTTTGATGGTAGGTTTGAATTGATGAGGAAGATCCTAACCAGTTGCCACAGTGGGAACAGTAACCAAGTTGCATCTGTTTTCCGATTATCGGGAGGGTCTGACGGCAATGAGGACACTCCTCAAGTAAATATTGATAATGGTGAAGACAAATTTTAACTGGATCAAGAAACCAAAGTAAAGGAATATATAAAGGTTTTTTATTTGTTTGCCATTCTTCATAGCAAACTGGACACCAAGCTTGATGGTCACGAAATAGTTGATGATAAGTAGTAATCTCAGACCAAGAAAGCATCGTGAGAAATGATAAATCATTACGTAAAGTTAAAGCTTCTAGCTGTTGAGATAATTTAGTGCTAGTTAATCCTAATCCATTGAAAGATTTGGAATTGTGAGGCGATCTAAGTAATCGGTAGATTATTTGGCTATAATCAGATAAATCTTTTCTATCAAAATCCTTGAGAATGTTGGGATGAAGTAGCTTGTTGACAGTAACACAATGAGCTTGAGATAAACGAATTATATAACTGGTCAAACTTTCACACTCAGCTGTTCCAATTCCAATTGGCTCTAAAGAATATAAACGGCTACATTGAGAACTTTTCGGCTGGTGTAACTCTAACGACTCATAAATATTTAATTTTTTATAGTTCATGAGTTTTAATTCCTACAGAATCTCGTTGAGGTTTACGTTGTCCTACAGCTTTTTTACGTTTTTTTAATTCAGAAGATTGTTCTGGTGATAGCCCAAGTGCTTTTGCAGTTTTTTGTTTCAAGATGGGTTGGCTGACTAAACCTAATTCAATACGTAGTTTTTCAACTTCACCTTCAATCTCTGCGGCTCTTTTTTCACCCTCCTTAATTGCTTTAAAAATATTTCGACATTGACCTACTGACAAAGCTCGTCGTTCTAAATGGCTAATTGTCACAATGTTTGCTTCTTCTGCCAGTGCATCAGCCAAAGCATTATTCAGCCAATTTTTCAGAATCCCAACACATCCTAAACTGCGTTCATAAAGGTAGTTCCAATTAGACAAGAAATCAGGTTCTTCAACTGTTGGGATTTGACATTGAAAATTCCAAATAACACTCTGCCAAATTTCTCTGTCTTCGATGAATTCAGCGTTATAACGAGGCAAGTGAATATAAACACTACGCCGACTTAATTGCTCACCAATATCGTGAAGAGTTAGCAACTCATACGTTCCAATTAAACCATGTAAAACTTCTGTACGATTGGCTAGAGATTTAATAGCTTCTGGCACATCGGTTAGCTTACGTCCGCTGGCTATCGCTAGTAGATGATGAGCTTCATCAATAAAGAAAGTCTGAGGTCGTCGGTGTTTCAGGGATTGTTCTAATGCCCATCCCAAATCAGTTTCAAGAATTTTTTGCTTAATGACAATTTTACCTTCATTATCTGAGTAAATTCCTTGTACTCCGTAGTTAATCTTGTGATTAATAAATTCTTTTGGTTCATGAAGGGCATATAAACATCGTTTGAGATGATCTTTAGCATTGAATAGACCAGATTTTTGTACAACTGCTTCTACACTGGCAAATGGAATGCGTCCTCGGTCAACTTCCATTTCTTTCCATAACTCTTGAACTATCCATTTTTCAGCGAGCAAGCGTAATTTGGTTTTGCCTACTCCAGTTGGGCTAAAAATAAAAATAATTTTGGACTCTCCACAATGGCGAATAATAGGCTTAAGAGTTTCAAAAGCTTCATTGAGATAAGGATGCCCCATTGTATAGTTGTCAAAATAATTCAGTCGGGCTTGAAGTGGTGCAGTAAGTAATTCCGGCGTAAATAGTCTGTCTGTTGACATAATTAGTAAATTTTGAAGAGTTTGAGTTTTTCAGGATTAACTTCTAATGCAGATTCTCTTGAACTATTCAATTTATTCTGCTCTTTTTCTTCATTGATAGTTTGGCTTTGAATGTAAGGACTTTGTAAAGGTAATTCTCCTTCGATGACCTGAAAAACTTCCTGTGCTTGTTTATCTCGCAAGCGTTGTTCGAGTAAAATTTCTTCACCCTCAAGGCTGGCAATAAATTCTCCGAGTTGTTTAGCT
This window contains:
- a CDS encoding AAA family ATPase, with product MSTDRLFTPELLTAPLQARLNYFDNYTMGHPYLNEAFETLKPIIRHCGESKIIFIFSPTGVGKTKLRLLAEKWIVQELWKEMEVDRGRIPFASVEAVVQKSGLFNAKDHLKRCLYALHEPKEFINHKINYGVQGIYSDNEGKIVIKQKILETDLGWALEQSLKHRRPQTFFIDEAHHLLAIASGRKLTDVPEAIKSLANRTEVLHGLIGTYELLTLHDIGEQLSRRSVYIHLPRYNAEFIEDREIWQSVIWNFQCQIPTVEEPDFLSNWNYLYERSLGCVGILKNWLNNALADALAEEANIVTISHLERRALSVGQCRNIFKAIKEGEKRAAEIEGEVEKLRIELGLVSQPILKQKTAKALGLSPEQSSELKKRKKAVGQRKPQRDSVGIKTHEL
- a CDS encoding TniQ family protein, which codes for MNYKKLNIYESLELHQPKSSQCSRLYSLEPIGIGTAECESLTSYIIRLSQAHCVTVNKLLHPNILKDFDRKDLSDYSQIIYRLLRSPHNSKSFNGLGLTSTKLSQQLEALTLRNDLSFLTMLSWSEITTYHQLFRDHQAWCPVCYEEWQTNKKPLYIPLLWFLDPVKICLHHYQYLLEECPHCRQTLPIIGKQMQLGYCSHCGNWLGSSSSIQTYHQTIYKDNIKWQEYVTISMGELIAAAPHLSSLPTRDRTAQVLNTYLNANNITKGEIATFTRFIGVRSENILIYLYNKRIPRIDKLLQITSAFQTSPLKFFTEDINTLIGKLKVSSQLFVKGKEQDDKPKPTKLDKIKIRQVLTQALLEEVPPSITEVAKRLKCSRHSIKYYCPELYQALKLHRRTERLKNFNQYSLEIRNFLEAALIVNPPPSMQSLTKSLPIKSAKLYKLFPELCYQISKRHKEYRNACTLEKRNQVIHEMNEAISKLHNQGKEPTLAQVRKLLTKPGYTREQFFQDALFKTRQELGYEN
- a CDS encoding DNA/RNA non-specific endonuclease; this encodes MRLINRFQALAIATGLVALLGCAPAPSQPPTLTQSPTPTTEKPLQPTPIVLTSISPHLLLGNPSSATPTSITPDNYLMVKNQYALSYNQTKGTANWVAWQLNKTWLGDAERQNNFRPDNTLPAGWVRITPSAYAGSGYDKGHIAPSGDRTKTVEDNTATFLMTNMMPQTPDNNRNTWGNLEDYCRELVSLGKELYIVAGPFGSLGEPLKGKVTVPQTTWKVVVVLDSPDSGLESITANTRVIAVNIPNQEELNNDWRAYKVSVDELEKLTGYDFLSNISPNIQEVIESKVDL
- a CDS encoding nuclease A inhibitor family protein, whose amino-acid sequence is MTKTNSEILEQLKQASDGLLMMSEFECPLEAFLWSATPPATPEKVIQQTNHPQDTPIKIVGVDDFFQVATTEEDWHEGEEKATVKRFKTLVQELKRNLSNLQVYRLSSKEIDVYVVGQTPAGNLAGIFTKIVET